From Sporosarcina sp. Te-1, the proteins below share one genomic window:
- a CDS encoding SpoIVB peptidase S55 domain-containing protein has product MGWNRRLKLTVSFAALLFLLPFHYDKAAAESGSVIPMGQSIGIQMDLSGVFITGDVLVNDETWLKAGDSIRQLGDKEIKTVQDVESILPQVKQEQIRLLIVRDGEESVVNADSNALKRLFPFLKDRTEGTGTLTYVDPQKGTYGALGHQIVDSSLKSPPSFKDGAIYLSEIEQIKKSVPGVPGYKISSIVKDEDYLGKIRTNGIYGIFGTWNDASKKVLAEPLEIMQPAELQMGEAQIYTTVKGTDVGIFTIKITKIEEEQFHFILTDSKLLAETGGILQGMSGSPVIQNGKFVGAVTHMFVDEPQKGAGLFLVTMRHGEK; this is encoded by the coding sequence ATGGGATGGAATAGACGACTCAAGCTGACCGTTTCGTTTGCCGCACTGTTATTTTTATTGCCATTCCATTATGACAAAGCTGCTGCGGAAAGCGGTTCGGTCATCCCGATGGGGCAATCCATCGGCATCCAAATGGATTTATCCGGTGTATTTATCACTGGTGACGTGCTTGTCAATGACGAGACGTGGTTAAAAGCCGGCGACTCCATCCGTCAGCTTGGTGATAAAGAAATCAAAACAGTGCAAGATGTCGAAAGCATCTTACCGCAAGTCAAACAGGAACAGATCCGATTGCTCATTGTCCGAGATGGAGAAGAGAGCGTTGTGAATGCCGATTCAAATGCCTTAAAACGTCTTTTTCCGTTTTTGAAAGACCGGACGGAAGGGACAGGGACCTTGACGTATGTCGATCCGCAAAAAGGGACATATGGGGCGTTAGGCCATCAAATCGTCGACAGTTCCTTAAAATCACCACCTTCCTTCAAAGACGGTGCGATTTACCTCTCAGAAATTGAACAAATCAAGAAAAGTGTTCCCGGGGTACCGGGTTATAAAATTTCTTCCATCGTCAAAGATGAAGATTATTTAGGAAAGATCAGGACCAATGGAATTTATGGCATCTTCGGAACATGGAATGATGCCTCAAAGAAAGTGTTAGCTGAGCCCTTGGAAATTATGCAACCAGCTGAGCTTCAAATGGGGGAAGCTCAGATCTATACAACCGTCAAAGGGACGGATGTGGGGATCTTCACCATAAAGATCACAAAAATCGAAGAAGAACAATTCCATTTCATATTGACTGATTCAAAATTGCTTGCTGAAACCGGCGGAATACTGCAGGGCATGAGCGGTAGCCCGGTCATCCAGAATGGAAAATTTGTTGGGGCCGTCACACATATGTTTGTGGATGAGCCACAAAAGGGAGCCGGTCTTTTCCTCGTCACGATGCGTCACGGTGAAAAGTAA
- the spo0A gene encoding sporulation transcription factor Spo0A — translation MEKVKIAIADDNKELVRTMKTYLENQAEFEIIWTAHNGKVCLSMLQEEVPDILLLDIIMPHLDGIAVLETLKADSEYSDMHVIMLTAFGQEDVMSHAASLGASYFMLKPFELDRLVNQIFQVAGTQKPAKQANQESSSHEEGPINQKMLDTTITSIIKEIGVPAHIKGYAFLREAIQMVYMDVDLLGSVTKVLYPDIAEKYKTTPSRVERAIRHAIEVAWNRGNYDVISKTFGYTVHHLKSKPTNSEFIAMIADKIRIEHMAS, via the coding sequence ATGGAGAAAGTGAAAATTGCAATTGCGGACGACAATAAGGAACTTGTTAGGACAATGAAAACCTATTTGGAAAACCAGGCTGAATTTGAAATCATTTGGACCGCTCATAACGGGAAGGTCTGTTTATCAATGTTGCAAGAGGAAGTCCCGGATATTTTACTGCTCGATATAATTATGCCCCATTTAGATGGCATAGCTGTTCTGGAAACACTGAAGGCAGATTCGGAGTACAGTGATATGCACGTCATCATGCTGACCGCTTTTGGCCAGGAAGACGTCATGTCGCATGCTGCGAGCTTGGGCGCGTCTTACTTTATGCTAAAGCCGTTTGAATTGGATCGTCTGGTCAATCAAATTTTCCAAGTGGCGGGGACGCAGAAACCAGCCAAACAGGCAAATCAGGAATCATCAAGTCATGAAGAAGGACCAATCAATCAAAAAATGCTTGATACGACCATTACCTCCATCATCAAAGAAATTGGTGTCCCGGCCCATATCAAAGGGTATGCATTTCTTCGGGAAGCGATCCAGATGGTTTACATGGACGTGGATTTGCTTGGTTCCGTGACTAAAGTCCTTTATCCAGATATTGCGGAAAAGTATAAAACTACACCATCCAGAGTGGAACGTGCTATCCGGCATGCTATCGAAGTTGCTTGGAACCGTGGGAACTATGATGTCATATCCAAAACTTTTGGATATACAGTACACCATTTGAAAAGTAAACCGACAAACAGTGAATTTATTGCAATGATTGCAGACAAGATCAGAATTGAGCATATGGCAAGCTAA
- a CDS encoding DUF342 domain-containing protein, which translates to MLLQENDFFDLYVVDELNVYLRLKKGGFPIKSFDRIIQQHPRIKIQSFPILKKALTEVDKEHLIGTYTPLLEIDVQPDRMKAHLYLNVTMEDFGNNRESLLQKAEQEMDELGICFGREPLDSLVFIPGSPLPIAIGKEPVQGEDAVITYMKRPVRKPVIREDGSADYYEMNFVTHINQGDWLGEKILPQEGTPGMDIFGNAIPAPRGSDAKLEYDSKSIFEVEEENRIVLRASHSGALEFNHGVISVGAELVINGDVGPETGSITFDGAVRILGTVLAGYSVNATGDISIEGREGVTNSKEICSSEGDLYIKGGVFGGGMSVIEAKGDIFLKHANNCKIFASTVHVGLYMLGCEVIADRVHVDKNRGKIIGGHVEAMYTIECAYAGNQHERTTHLHAKGVDKDLIYKEIQHLAQELKEIQETTRQLEEHTGKFQTKGDLLGGQQAEALQKMQQSMEAGHGRMLELDAEIQLGMRKIKNALPPKIEVAKEAYPGVVIHIGQKSTTLTKTTKGVFEVFDNVLNV; encoded by the coding sequence ATGTTGCTGCAAGAGAACGATTTCTTCGACTTGTATGTTGTGGATGAGCTGAATGTCTATTTGCGCTTAAAAAAAGGAGGATTCCCAATTAAATCCTTCGATCGGATCATTCAACAACATCCAAGAATAAAGATTCAATCATTCCCTATCTTGAAGAAAGCGCTTACAGAAGTCGATAAAGAGCACTTAATCGGTACCTATACACCACTTCTCGAAATTGATGTTCAGCCCGATCGAATGAAGGCACACCTCTATTTGAATGTAACAATGGAGGATTTTGGGAATAACCGAGAGAGCTTGCTTCAAAAGGCGGAACAAGAAATGGATGAACTGGGAATTTGTTTTGGCCGGGAGCCGCTAGATTCATTGGTATTCATTCCAGGCTCTCCACTCCCTATCGCCATTGGAAAAGAACCGGTGCAAGGGGAGGATGCCGTTATCACTTATATGAAACGGCCTGTACGGAAACCGGTCATTCGGGAGGATGGATCTGCGGATTATTATGAAATGAATTTTGTTACCCATATCAATCAAGGCGATTGGCTCGGGGAAAAAATCCTTCCGCAAGAAGGCACTCCTGGAATGGATATTTTCGGCAATGCAATTCCGGCGCCAAGGGGCAGTGATGCCAAGCTGGAATACGACAGCAAATCCATATTTGAAGTGGAAGAAGAGAATAGGATTGTGTTGCGCGCGTCACATAGCGGCGCCTTGGAATTCAACCACGGGGTGATTAGCGTCGGTGCCGAACTCGTGATCAATGGAGATGTAGGACCGGAAACTGGGTCGATTACGTTTGATGGCGCAGTTCGAATTCTTGGTACGGTACTTGCCGGCTATTCCGTGAATGCAACAGGGGACATTTCGATTGAAGGAAGAGAAGGCGTAACGAATTCTAAAGAAATTTGTTCCTCGGAAGGAGATCTATACATAAAAGGGGGCGTGTTTGGCGGAGGCATGTCTGTCATTGAGGCAAAAGGAGATATTTTTCTTAAACATGCAAACAATTGCAAAATATTCGCTTCTACTGTTCACGTCGGTCTTTATATGCTGGGGTGTGAGGTCATTGCTGACCGAGTACATGTCGATAAAAATCGGGGCAAGATCATTGGCGGCCATGTCGAAGCAATGTATACCATTGAGTGTGCTTATGCCGGTAATCAGCATGAACGCACAACCCACTTACATGCCAAAGGAGTGGATAAAGACTTGATCTATAAGGAAATCCAGCATCTGGCACAAGAATTGAAAGAGATCCAGGAAACAACCCGCCAGCTGGAGGAACACACGGGCAAATTCCAAACGAAGGGAGACCTGTTGGGTGGACAACAGGCGGAGGCATTGCAGAAGATGCAGCAATCGATGGAGGCGGGTCATGGTAGAATGTTGGAGTTAGATGCTGAAATCCAATTAGGCATGCGGAAAATTAAAAATGCCCTTCCGCCGAAAATTGAAGTGGCCAAAGAAGCTTACCCGGGCGTCGTCATCCACATTGGCCAAAAATCCACCACACTTACAAAGACAACAAAAGGCGTTTTTGAGGTCTTTGACAATGTTCTTAATGTCTAG
- a CDS encoding glycerophosphodiester phosphodiesterase family protein has protein sequence MFLMSRPLVFAHRGASAHRFENTMAAFKEAVHLGADGLEIDVQITSDGIPVVLHDPGLQRVAGTRRSVSTLAWSDLEHIRIGKRFWRLFMGSRIPTLRETISFCLLQNVALNIELKETVIENPESLLDILNMATLLDQVHFSSFDYNILQRVRELEPKMETALLLKKRQLDPNLLANFEVDSFHFHKRLWKEPYKEMLIGSGKVLRMYGVTGKEQAIQHEERIAGWITDYPERFVREES, from the coding sequence ATGTTCTTAATGTCTAGGCCGCTCGTGTTCGCTCATCGGGGTGCCTCTGCCCATCGATTTGAAAATACGATGGCAGCCTTTAAGGAAGCCGTTCATTTAGGCGCTGATGGTCTTGAGATTGATGTCCAGATTACGAGTGATGGCATTCCTGTCGTCCTGCATGATCCGGGTTTGCAACGAGTCGCAGGGACAAGACGGTCGGTTTCTACGCTGGCATGGAGCGATCTGGAGCATATCCGGATCGGGAAAAGATTTTGGAGACTGTTCATGGGCAGTCGGATTCCCACATTACGAGAAACTATTTCTTTTTGTTTATTGCAGAATGTCGCACTAAACATCGAATTAAAAGAAACTGTCATCGAGAATCCCGAATCTTTACTAGACATTTTGAATATGGCTACTTTGCTGGATCAAGTACATTTCTCCTCTTTTGATTATAATATACTGCAACGGGTGCGAGAGCTTGAACCAAAGATGGAAACTGCATTGTTATTGAAAAAGCGGCAACTGGACCCAAACCTTCTGGCTAACTTTGAAGTAGATAGCTTCCATTTCCATAAGAGGTTATGGAAAGAGCCGTACAAGGAGATGCTGATCGGATCGGGCAAGGTCCTCAGGATGTATGGGGTAACAGGGAAAGAGCAAGCCATTCAACATGAAGAACGGATTGCCGGATGGATCACAGACTATCCAGAACGATTTGTACGTGAAGAAAGTTGA
- a CDS encoding DUF2627 domain-containing protein: protein MARLAAFIVLLVPGLMAAFGIKLMRDSLFGVLFSPFPFIWLQFLIGFLLFAAGLGFFAGFLLRRDRRKGRVQEKFQEKR from the coding sequence ATGGCCCGTTTAGCGGCGTTTATCGTCCTTCTTGTTCCCGGTTTGATGGCTGCTTTCGGTATCAAATTGATGAGGGATTCATTGTTTGGCGTGTTATTCAGTCCCTTCCCGTTTATCTGGCTGCAATTTTTAATCGGTTTTCTCCTGTTTGCTGCAGGCCTCGGATTCTTTGCCGGGTTTTTGCTTCGACGCGACCGGAGAAAAGGACGGGTTCAGGAGAAGTTTCAGGAAAAACGTTAG
- a CDS encoding sigma 54-interacting transcriptional regulator, with product MSLQKVLIIGAGKGGSALLYLINNLDFMQVFAIVDKDENAPGLQLAEELGIRTGHRWKPFLAEPVHIVFDVTGDPAVFAELMEHKPPGTMLVPGSVANLIVHLLNEKNHFIQQVQTEIHKQQLIFNSVEEGMIGINAQGMIDFINESACRMLGVQSKSVIGTAIGEIIPESKLVRVFNSGKVESNVELQLPNGLKIVSSRFPLFTSEGKKIGAFAVFKDVSEVLKLAEEITDLKQVKTMLEAIIHSSDDAISVVDNKGNGILVNPAYTRITGLSEDEVVGKPATVDINEGESIHMKVLKTKKPVRGVNMRIGESNRDVIVNVAPIIVDQHVMGSVGVIHDITEMRSLMRELDWARSIIRKLESTYSFSDINGSSPDIELAIEQAKVAAKSSVPVLLRGEPGTGKELFAHAIHSGSGRKVHNFIRVNCSVIDPAIIEKELFGEDQVNAGGRRAGLLAETGEGTLFLDEVSDLPPKTQKRLLDYIMTKAGQMHPDQKGQHARIITASSKNLEKAMHDGKFDEELYYHLNRLSIHIPPLRTRKGDIPEVANHLLGKLNQEFGMNVELITEEALERLAQYDWPGNVRELENVLSRAMIYMQPGTVTIKEEDIRKSLFSNETKVEEEVSLEKSTLASIMDDYERAVLEKALQENDGNKSLTASRLGISLRSLYYKLEKYKLI from the coding sequence ATGTCCTTGCAAAAGGTTCTTATTATTGGAGCAGGGAAAGGCGGCTCTGCATTACTGTATCTCATTAACAATTTAGATTTCATGCAAGTTTTCGCAATCGTGGATAAGGATGAAAATGCTCCGGGGTTACAACTCGCTGAGGAACTGGGGATCCGTACCGGGCATCGATGGAAGCCTTTTTTGGCGGAACCCGTCCACATCGTATTTGATGTAACAGGAGATCCTGCCGTCTTTGCGGAATTGATGGAACACAAACCACCGGGAACTATGCTTGTACCAGGTTCTGTGGCCAATTTGATCGTCCATCTGTTAAACGAGAAGAATCATTTCATTCAACAGGTTCAAACAGAAATCCATAAACAGCAGCTCATTTTCAATTCGGTTGAAGAAGGGATGATCGGCATCAATGCGCAAGGGATGATTGATTTTATCAATGAAAGCGCTTGCAGGATGTTAGGTGTCCAAAGTAAATCGGTAATTGGAACAGCAATCGGAGAGATCATTCCAGAAAGCAAACTTGTCAGGGTTTTCAATTCAGGTAAGGTGGAGTCAAATGTAGAGCTCCAATTGCCCAATGGTTTGAAGATTGTCAGTTCCAGGTTCCCTCTCTTTACTTCGGAAGGGAAAAAAATCGGAGCGTTTGCTGTATTTAAAGACGTTTCAGAAGTATTGAAGCTAGCTGAGGAAATAACAGATTTAAAGCAAGTGAAAACGATGCTGGAAGCCATAATCCACTCAAGTGATGATGCTATTTCGGTCGTTGACAACAAGGGCAACGGCATATTGGTCAATCCGGCCTATACACGGATTACCGGCCTGTCTGAAGACGAGGTAGTCGGAAAGCCTGCGACTGTAGACATTAATGAAGGCGAAAGCATCCATATGAAAGTACTGAAGACGAAAAAGCCTGTACGCGGTGTAAATATGCGTATTGGCGAATCGAATCGAGACGTCATTGTCAACGTGGCGCCAATCATTGTCGACCAGCATGTAATGGGCAGTGTGGGGGTCATTCATGATATAACAGAAATGAGAAGTCTCATGCGCGAGTTGGATTGGGCGCGTTCCATCATCCGGAAACTTGAATCTACATATTCGTTTTCTGATATCAACGGAAGTTCACCGGATATTGAGCTGGCAATTGAACAAGCTAAAGTTGCCGCAAAATCTTCTGTCCCTGTCCTGCTTAGAGGCGAACCGGGGACGGGAAAGGAACTGTTCGCACACGCCATTCATTCGGGAAGCGGCCGGAAGGTCCATAATTTTATACGGGTGAATTGCAGCGTGATTGATCCAGCCATTATCGAAAAAGAACTGTTCGGTGAGGATCAGGTCAATGCGGGAGGAAGAAGGGCAGGTCTGTTAGCTGAAACGGGCGAAGGCACTTTGTTTCTTGATGAAGTTTCTGATCTGCCGCCTAAAACGCAAAAAAGACTGCTGGATTATATTATGACCAAAGCGGGTCAAATGCATCCAGACCAAAAAGGTCAGCATGCCCGTATTATTACGGCCAGTTCGAAAAACTTGGAGAAGGCGATGCACGACGGCAAATTCGACGAAGAACTATACTACCATCTTAATCGTTTGTCGATCCACATCCCGCCTTTGCGGACGCGAAAAGGGGATATTCCAGAAGTGGCCAACCACTTGCTTGGAAAGCTGAATCAGGAATTCGGCATGAATGTGGAATTGATAACAGAGGAAGCGCTGGAACGGCTTGCACAATATGACTGGCCTGGAAATGTGCGAGAGTTAGAGAATGTCCTCAGCAGGGCGATGATTTACATGCAACCGGGCACAGTGACCATTAAGGAAGAAGATATCCGGAAATCCCTCTTCTCGAATGAGACAAAGGTAGAAGAGGAAGTATCTCTGGAAAAGAGCACCCTTGCATCCATCATGGATGATTATGAGCGGGCTGTACTTGAAAAGGCACTCCAAGAGAACGATGGCAATAAATCGCTGACCGCGAGCCGTTTAGGCATTTCGCTCCGCTCGCTCTATTACAAGCTGGAGAAATACAAACTTATTTAA
- the yqiS gene encoding phosphate butyryltransferase produces MASLDSLIEQAAALENRPVVAVASAADSHVLGAVKMALERKLAAFRLFGEAKEIRTLLASVDSHLLDHPSIEIVDATDQRQAAQLAVQTVSSGEADVLMKGNLPTATILKEVLNRDYGLRKETILSHVAAFEVPGYEPLLFVTDAAMNIAPDLMEKAQIVRNAVQAAHACGIEKPIVAPLAAVETVNPAMQPTLDAAALVAMNHRGQISGCFIDGPLALDNAVSQEAAEHKGIAGETAGKADILIVPTIEAGNILYKSLMYFAKAKVGAVIQGAKAPVVLTSRSDHMESKLYSLALAILVSKN; encoded by the coding sequence ATGGCATCACTCGATTCACTTATTGAACAGGCGGCCGCGCTTGAAAATCGGCCAGTCGTTGCGGTCGCCAGCGCTGCTGATTCCCATGTGCTCGGAGCTGTTAAAATGGCTTTGGAGAGGAAACTTGCTGCGTTCCGATTATTCGGGGAAGCAAAAGAAATCCGCACACTCCTTGCCAGTGTCGACTCTCATCTGCTGGACCATCCATCTATTGAAATTGTGGATGCGACAGATCAGCGGCAGGCCGCCCAATTGGCTGTCCAAACAGTTTCCAGCGGCGAAGCGGATGTTCTTATGAAAGGGAACTTGCCAACCGCAACCATCCTGAAGGAAGTGCTCAATCGAGATTACGGGTTGCGTAAGGAAACGATCCTATCCCATGTTGCGGCTTTCGAAGTGCCAGGATATGAGCCTTTGCTATTTGTAACGGACGCAGCGATGAATATTGCACCTGATCTAATGGAAAAAGCACAAATTGTCCGCAATGCAGTTCAGGCTGCGCATGCATGCGGCATTGAAAAGCCGATTGTTGCTCCTCTGGCCGCAGTGGAAACGGTGAACCCGGCAATGCAGCCGACGTTGGATGCGGCAGCACTTGTTGCCATGAATCATAGAGGGCAAATTAGTGGCTGTTTTATCGATGGTCCATTGGCGCTTGATAATGCGGTATCACAGGAAGCTGCCGAACATAAGGGAATTGCGGGAGAGACGGCGGGGAAAGCAGATATTCTTATCGTTCCAACTATAGAAGCGGGAAATATCCTCTATAAGTCGCTCATGTATTTTGCGAAAGCGAAAGTTGGGGCAGTCATTCAAGGCGCGAAAGCACCCGTCGTCCTCACTTCGCGATCGGATCATATGGAAAGCAAATTATATTCACTTGCATTAGCTATACTCGTATCAAAAAACTAA
- the bcd gene encoding branched-chain amino acid dehydrogenase, with the protein MELFKYMEKYDYEQLVICQDEASGLKAIIAIHDTTLGPALGGTRMWTYASEEEAIEDALRLARGMTYKNAAAGLDLGGGKTVIIGDPKKDKNPELFRAFGRYIEGLNGRYITAEDVGTTEEDMDLIHLETDYVTGVSDAGSSGNPSPVTAFGVYKGMKAAAKEAFGSDSLEGKTVAVQGVGNVAYALCEYLHEEGAKLIVTDINKEAVQRAVDAFGAVAVDTNEIYSQDADIFAPCALGAVINDETIPQLKAKVIAGSANNQLKNTEHGDLIHEMGIVYAPDYVINSGGVINVADELAGYNRERALKRVAGIYDTIEQIFAISKRDSIPTYMAADRLAEERIARVAKSRSQFLQNEKSVLSRKK; encoded by the coding sequence ATGGAACTATTCAAATATATGGAGAAATACGATTACGAACAACTTGTCATCTGCCAAGACGAGGCATCTGGCCTTAAAGCAATCATCGCTATTCACGACACGACACTCGGACCGGCACTTGGTGGAACTCGTATGTGGACATACGCATCCGAAGAGGAAGCGATTGAAGATGCGCTTCGTTTAGCACGCGGGATGACATACAAAAATGCGGCTGCAGGTTTGGATCTTGGCGGCGGAAAGACAGTTATCATCGGTGATCCAAAAAAAGATAAAAACCCTGAATTGTTCCGCGCATTCGGACGCTATATAGAAGGTTTGAACGGCCGTTATATTACGGCGGAAGATGTAGGAACAACAGAAGAGGATATGGACCTTATTCACTTGGAAACAGACTATGTGACGGGCGTTTCCGATGCCGGTTCTTCTGGCAACCCATCCCCGGTGACTGCATTTGGCGTGTACAAAGGGATGAAAGCCGCTGCAAAGGAGGCATTTGGAAGTGACTCCCTAGAAGGGAAAACAGTCGCGGTCCAAGGTGTCGGAAATGTTGCGTATGCGCTTTGCGAATATTTACATGAGGAAGGCGCAAAGTTGATCGTCACAGACATTAACAAAGAGGCTGTTCAACGTGCAGTAGATGCTTTCGGTGCAGTAGCTGTCGACACGAATGAGATTTATTCGCAAGACGCTGATATTTTTGCTCCTTGTGCACTTGGTGCGGTCATTAACGATGAGACGATTCCGCAATTGAAGGCAAAAGTGATTGCAGGGTCTGCGAACAACCAGTTGAAAAATACGGAACACGGTGACTTGATTCATGAGATGGGCATTGTTTATGCACCAGATTATGTCATCAATTCAGGCGGAGTCATCAACGTCGCGGATGAACTGGCAGGCTATAACAGAGAGCGTGCGTTGAAACGTGTTGCGGGAATTTACGATACGATCGAGCAGATTTTTGCTATTTCCAAGCGAGACAGCATCCCAACATACATGGCAGCGGACCGCCTTGCGGAAGAACGTATTGCCCGCGTCGCAAAGTCACGCAGCCAATTTTTACAAAATGAAAAAAGTGTATTGAGCCGCAAGAAATAA